The following coding sequences are from one Anopheles bellator chromosome X, idAnoBellAS_SP24_06.2, whole genome shotgun sequence window:
- the LOC131213776 gene encoding ras-related protein Rab-39A isoform X2 produces the protein MENLLSEVSFQLSDPTVGVDFFAHLIEVNDGTRIKLQLWDTAGQERFRSITKSYYRNSVGVLLVYDITSHASFEHIPLWMMEAKRHIEPHRPVFALVGCKLDLVTSGAQQREVSLEEARSFAEQHGLIFVETSARSGLNVREAFTLVTQEVFNRIKTGEYKVEDGWDGIKKGFTRPSNLDFNLVVAESARSTCC, from the exons ATGGAAAATTTGCTGAG TGAAGTTTCGTTTCAGCTTTCCGACCCAACGGTCGGGGTCGATTTCTTTGCCCATCTGATCGAGGTAAACGATGGGACGCGCATCAAGCTGCAGCTGTGGGACACGGCTGGACAGGAGCGCTTTCGTTCAATCACGAAATCCTACTACCGAAACTCTGTTGGTGTATTGCTGGTGTATGATATTACCAGCCATGCGAGCTTCGAGCACATTCCACTGTGGATGATGGAGGCAAAACGCCACATCGAACCGCACCGGCCCGTGTTTGCACTGGTCGGTTGCAAGCTTGATCTTGTAACGAGTGGGGCACAGCAGCGTGAAGTCAGCCTGGAAGAGGCGCGCTCGTTCGCTGAACAGCATGGTCTCATCTTCGTGGAAACGTCGGCCCGATCCGGTCTCAACGTGCGCGAGGCGTTCACACTCGTCACACAAGAAGTGTTCAATCGAATCAAAACTGGCGAATATAAGGTTGAGGATGGCTGGGATGGAATCAAAAAAGGTTTCACGCGCCCGAGTAACCTCGATTTTAatctggtggtggccgagtcCGCTCGAAGTACCTGCTGTTAG
- the LOC131213776 gene encoding ras-related protein Rab-39B isoform X1, whose product MVEPMFDYQFRHILIGDSTVGKSSLLKYFTDGKFAELSDPTVGVDFFAHLIEVNDGTRIKLQLWDTAGQERFRSITKSYYRNSVGVLLVYDITSHASFEHIPLWMMEAKRHIEPHRPVFALVGCKLDLVTSGAQQREVSLEEARSFAEQHGLIFVETSARSGLNVREAFTLVTQEVFNRIKTGEYKVEDGWDGIKKGFTRPSNLDFNLVVAESARSTCC is encoded by the exons ATGGTAGAGCCAATGTTCGACTATCAGTTTCGCCATATACTGATAGGCGATAGTACGGTGGGGAAGTCGTcgttattgaaatattttaccGATGGAAAATTTGCTGAG CTTTCCGACCCAACGGTCGGGGTCGATTTCTTTGCCCATCTGATCGAGGTAAACGATGGGACGCGCATCAAGCTGCAGCTGTGGGACACGGCTGGACAGGAGCGCTTTCGTTCAATCACGAAATCCTACTACCGAAACTCTGTTGGTGTATTGCTGGTGTATGATATTACCAGCCATGCGAGCTTCGAGCACATTCCACTGTGGATGATGGAGGCAAAACGCCACATCGAACCGCACCGGCCCGTGTTTGCACTGGTCGGTTGCAAGCTTGATCTTGTAACGAGTGGGGCACAGCAGCGTGAAGTCAGCCTGGAAGAGGCGCGCTCGTTCGCTGAACAGCATGGTCTCATCTTCGTGGAAACGTCGGCCCGATCCGGTCTCAACGTGCGCGAGGCGTTCACACTCGTCACACAAGAAGTGTTCAATCGAATCAAAACTGGCGAATATAAGGTTGAGGATGGCTGGGATGGAATCAAAAAAGGTTTCACGCGCCCGAGTAACCTCGATTTTAatctggtggtggccgagtcCGCTCGAAGTACCTGCTGTTAG
- the LOC131213408 gene encoding lysine-specific demethylase 3A, with protein MKRNNGVDALDAPKKRRSTVKRQHSTERFLQNLPCYKLTPKLPRCRDCGRSAAARSRDALAVRADDDLCRFIAFRKLKYNEEGVLEVNGFADPRLDPKEADICLWSSNLKEVPVDLSLETSKFLLGQVGHKFCELFQQEMEACFEHMSEDTTIAWRQAVRGVREMCDVCQTTLFNYHWVCTSCGFVVCLDCYKCKKRGSGTLQTTTKDKDDAGWFMCSVTKEPHIQSRLMITQIIPGDCFNKLVRQMHGICALLGIPLDCECPLSQESRFRKIKDKLEFIYPVTVDADTLTSNGNNHERDNSGHLPVKLTIKDIEPMVTQLEGEISDAEPNAYRISFVKQCLSSEQTHTGDNSVFVPLDDTSDGDVQRENQNYSVAWAGTVNESGGQPSHRPLEADEANAVEDSSITAKPSPPLVTYSENGRFKPSPPLDSKTLGLIIKQILKFDKDSGVFSSNQCPMASDEEAAAPMPKIPEYVIIQRDLIQQFLIGFLGDFELLNSEHNTNDLFVDVNTRRCNMHSKESQQQFRKGERTMTLATSSAMYPGLAHEWLCNGKLLRLLDPLSRHNYQTFHDQWERGQPVMVSSVSGAMNMELWTPQSFDRDFGEQPSDLVNCLNGKIVKGYSMHVFWAGFQSIDDRLLDEHKCPMPLKLKDWPPGDDFAELMPSRFDDLMKSLPLAEYTRRSGRLNLASRLPGFFVRPDLGPKMYSAYGSAMNPKKGTTSLHLDISDAVNVMVYVGTPADETREQYNRKVLESIGIDDCDAQTRRRINEREDLPGALWHIYHAQDADKIRSFLRGIDRERGNNIKPNHDPIHDQKWYLDANMRKRLLQEYQVEGYSIVQCSGDAIFIPAGAPHQVLNLHNCIKVAEDFVSPENISYCFQLTNEFRYLTKTHSNHEDKLQIKNIVYHTVKDAVSTIANPLIIMADNQRPANTVKVGND; from the coding sequence atgaaacgcaACAACGGTGTAGATGCGCTCGATGCGCCCAAGAAGCGTCGCAGTACAGTTAAACGACAGCATTCTACCGAACGGTTCCTACAGAATTTGCCCTGCTACAAACTAACACCAAAGTTGCCCCGATGCCGTGATTGCGGACGTTCAGCGGCAGCACGTTCACGAGACGCACTCGCCGTACGCGCAGATGATGATCTGTGTCGATTCATTGCGTTCCGCAAATTGAAATACAACGAAGAAGGAGTGCTGGAGGTGAATGGATTTGCTGACCCCCGCTTGGATCCCAAGGAGGCGGACATTTGCTTGTGGAGCTCCAATTTGAAAGAAGTACCAGTGGATCTATCGTTGGAAACATCCAAATTTTTACTTGGTCAGGTAGGCCACAAGTTTTGCGAATTGTTTCAGCAGGAAATGGAAGCATGCTTTGAGCATATGTCTGAAGATACAACCATAGCCTGGAGGCAAGCCGTGCGAGGTGTACGGGAGATGTGTGACGTGTGTCAGACGACGCTCTTTAACTACCATTGGGTTTGCACTAGTTGCGGTTTCGTCGTATGCCTCGACTGTTATAAATGTAAAAAACGCGGCTCTGGAACGTTACAAACCACTACGAAAGACAAAGATGACGCAGGTTGGTTTATGTGCAGTGTGACGAAGGAACCGCACATCCAGTCTCGCCTTATGATAACACAAATTATACCGGGAGACTGTTTCAACAAGTTGGTGCGGCAAATGCACGGAATTTGCGCACTGCTCGGGATTCCGCTTGATTGCGAGTGCCCGCTCAGCCAAGAGTCACGGTTTCGAAAAATCAAAGATAAACTGGAGTTTATCTATCCCGTGACGGTCGATGCAGATACGCTGACGAGCAACGGGAACAATCACGAACGCGATAACAGCGGTCACCTACCGGTAAAGCTCACAATCAAAGATATCGAACCGATGGTGACCCAGCTGGAAGGCGAAATTTCGGATGCTGAACCGAATGCCTATAGAATTTCGTTCGTAAAGCAATGTCTTTCAAGCGAACAAACACATACAGGCGATAATAGCGTTTTCGTGCCATTGGATGACACTAGCGACGGTGATGTACAGCGCGAAAACCAGAACTACAGCGTTGCTTGGGCGGGTACGGTAAACGAAAGCGGTGGCCAACCTTCTCATCGTCCACTCGAAGCAGATGAAGCGAACGCGGTAGAAGACTCATCAATTACTGCAAAACCGTCACCCCCTCTCGTAACTTACAGCGAAAACGGACGCTTCAAACCCTCTCCACCCCTAGACTCGAAAACGTTGGGACTGatcatcaaacaaattttaaagTTCGACAAGGATAGTGGCGTTTTCAGCTCAAATCAATGCCCGATGGCCAGCGACGAGGAAGCAGCCGCACCGATGCCAAAGATTCCTGAGTATGTGATAATTCAACGCGATCTGATCCAGCAGTTTTTGATCGGATTTTTAGGAGATTTTGAGTTGCTGAACAGTGAGCACAACACAAATGATCTCTTCGTTGATGTCAACACCCGTAGATGCAACATGCACAGCAAGGAAAGTCAGCAACAGTTCCGGAAGGGCGAAAGAACTATGACGTTAGCCACATCGTCCGCCATGTATCCGGGTTTGGCACACGAGTGGCTTTGCAATGGGAAGCTTCTGCGCTTGCTCGATCCGCTCAGCCGTCACAATTATCAAACGTTTCACGATCAATGGGAACGCGGCCAACCGGTGATGGTTTCGTCAGTGTCCGGTGCGATGAACATGGAACTCTGGACGCCGCAGTCATTCGACCGTGACTTTGGAGAGCAGCCGTCCGATTTAGTTAATTGTCTGAACGGGAAAATCGTAAAGGGTTACTCGATGCACGTGTTTTGGGCCGGTTTTCAGTCGATCGATGACCGATTGCTCGATGAGCACAAGTGTCCTATGCCGCTGAAGCTCAAggattggccaccgggtgaTGATTTTGCCGAGCTGATGCCATCCCGATTTGACGATCTGATGAAATCGCTTCCGTTGGCGGAGTACACGCGGCGTAGCGGGCGTCTCAACCTAGCCAGCAGACTGCCTGGCTTCTTTGTACGACCCGATCTTGGACCAAAGATGTACAGTGCATACGGATCAGCCatgaacccaaaaaaaggcacCACCAGTCTGCATCTCGATATTTCTGACGCCGTCAACGTGATGGTGTACGTCGGAACACCGGCGGATGAAACACGAGAACAATACAATCGAAAGGTACTTGAATCGATCGGTATTGACGACTGCGATGCGCAAACGCGTCGTCGAATCAATGAGCGGGAGGATCTACCCGGTGCACTGTGGCACATTTATCACGCGCAAGACGCGGATAAGATACGCTCGTTCTTAAGAGGCATAGATCGTGAACGGGGAAATAATATCAAACCAAATCACGATCCGATTCACGACCAGAAGTGGTACCTCGATGCGAACATGCGCAAACGATTGCTACAGGAGTATCAGGTCGAAGGCTACTCGATCGTGCAGTGCTCCGGTGACGCGATCTTCATACCGGCCGGTGCTCCACATCAGGTTCTAAACCTTCATAACTGCATCAAGGTGGCGGAGGACTTTGTGTCGCCGGAAAATATCTCCTATTGCTTCCAGCTAACGAACGAGTTCCGATACCTGACCAAGACTCACTCAAACCATGAGGATAAATTGCAGATTAAAAACATTGTCTATCACACGGTAAAAGATGCGGTGTCCACTATTGCCAATCCATTAATCATAATGGCAGACAATCAGCGTCCTGCGAACACGGTTAAAGTAGGGAATGATTAG